GACGGAATGCCCAGCGCCGCCGCTTGTTCCACATCAAACCGTCCGGGGCGATCGTGCTCTGCCACCCGATAGCCAAACGCCGGAACGCGATGGGTCAGCGCTTCACAACTCACCGTGAATTCGTGGTCTTCAAAGACGATTCCAGGCTGGACAGTATGCACTTTAATGGGATAGGAGAAATGGGTTTGAGAATAGCGTCCACACGCTCTCAGGTACTCGTCTAATTTGGGCGGCCCATACACATCAATGCGGCTAGGGTTTCCAGCTAGTCCGCAGCTTGCCAGTAAGCCCATCAACCCATAGGTATGATCGCCATGCATGTGGGTGACGAAGATCCGGGTGATCTGGCTAATTTTAATGTCACTGCGTAGAATTTGGTGCTGGGTGCCCTCGCCACAGTCAAACAGCCAGGTTTCGGCGCGTTGGGGTATACGCAGAGCAATACTAGAGACGTTCCGCGATCGCGTGGGTACGCCTGAACTGGTTCCTAGAAACGTGATTTGCAAGGTTCGAGAATCCTACAAAGCTTTCAACCTCTCTATATTAGACCGATCGCCTCCAGAAACATATCTACACAACTAAGGTGTCCTCAAATCTCAACCCATGGGGAAACCTACAAAAGCTTTGAAACGTCAGAGCAAAAAGTGCTTAGTTGTTCATTTCTTCTTTAAACTCTCACGATATTTGCCTTAGGATAATCCAGGGCTGAAAATACCCCGATCTTGAAAAATTCCTTTGAAAGTCTTTAAAGCGTTCTCTAAGTGTGCAAGGAATTGATTCTCATGACATCGAAAGTCTGTGCCGAAGCTCCGTCGATTGCACTTCGGCAGTTCTCCTGGGTTCTTCACCTTGGCAAAAAGTCGTGGTGGATGGCATTGTTAATTTGGCTCATTGCCGCTCCCGCTCATGCTGCTGCCCTAGAACTGCGCGTTGCCGTTGAGCGAGATGCCAGCCAGGTTAAAGTGGGTAGCTCAACCGATGCCGTCTTAAGAGATGTGGCGACGGACAAAGAAATCTCTCAGATTCCAGCCATGAACGCGATTGTGGCAGAGCCAAAAGCAGGGCTGGTGGCGTTCAGTCAGTTTCAAGCCGGGGCAATTTGGGTAGAACCTAGCAACGGCGGCTACGTTTTTGTGGGTGACAAGTGGTATCGCGGACGGGTGTTGGTGGTGCCTACAGACGGCGGACTGACCGCAGTTAATTATGTGGATCTTGATCATTATCTCTATAGCGTGGTGGGCGGAGAAATGGGGTCGCGTTTCCCTATGGAAGCGCTGCGGGCACAGGCGATCGCCGCTCGTACTTACGCGCTTTACCAACGCCAAACCAGTGCCAACGATGTGTTTGATGTGGGTGACACAACTCAATGGCAGTACTACGATGGGCTAGATCTAGAAACTGCCGAAACGAGAGCCGCCGTCGATTCTACCCAAGACATCGTTTTGACCTACAACAGTCAAATCATTAACGCTGTCTTTAGTGCTTGTTCAGGCGGACGCACCCAAAACTCTGAAGATGTTTGGACTAGTGCATTGCCTTATCTGCGGGGTGTAGAAGACTATGACTTGACGGTTACTCAAGCTTTAGCAAGCTGCCAATGGACAATGGATGTTTCAGCCCAAAAGCTGAAGCAAGCTGTGTCTAATATTGGCGACATTAAAGGCTATACGGCTGAACCTTCCTCAAACGGTAAGATTGCTCAAATTAAGTTTATTGGCACTAGTGGCGATCGCACCCTGACAGGCAATCAGCTTAGAGAAGCCTTAGGGCTAAGGGGGATTCCCTCACAAGTTGCAGTGACTCAAACTCAGCCCGTTGCGAGTGCAGGAAATCCACCCGTGGTACCTTCCGCGTTTCGGTTTAGTGGTGGTGGCTATGGTCACGGCATTGGGCTAAGTCAGTGGGGTGCTTTTGGGATGGCGCAGATGGGTAAAAACTACGCGGAAATTTTGCT
Above is a window of Timaviella obliquedivisa GSE-PSE-MK23-08B DNA encoding:
- a CDS encoding ribonuclease Z, which translates into the protein MQITFLGTSSGVPTRSRNVSSIALRIPQRAETWLFDCGEGTQHQILRSDIKISQITRIFVTHMHGDHTYGLMGLLASCGLAGNPSRIDVYGPPKLDEYLRACGRYSQTHFSYPIKVHTVQPGIVFEDHEFTVSCEALTHRVPAFGYRVAEHDRPGRFDVEQAAALGIPSGPLYGKLKRGEAVTLPDGRQVNGADLCGETQVGRKFVYCTDTVFCENAIALAQDADVLVHEATFAHQDAELAYQRLHSTSTMAAQVALEAQAKHLIMTHFSPRYAPGNAIVLDDLLQEARSIFPSTSMAYDFLVHEIPKRVEELMAVC
- a CDS encoding SpoIID/LytB domain-containing protein; translation: MTSKVCAEAPSIALRQFSWVLHLGKKSWWMALLIWLIAAPAHAAALELRVAVERDASQVKVGSSTDAVLRDVATDKEISQIPAMNAIVAEPKAGLVAFSQFQAGAIWVEPSNGGYVFVGDKWYRGRVLVVPTDGGLTAVNYVDLDHYLYSVVGGEMGSRFPMEALRAQAIAARTYALYQRQTSANDVFDVGDTTQWQYYDGLDLETAETRAAVDSTQDIVLTYNSQIINAVFSACSGGRTQNSEDVWTSALPYLRGVEDYDLTVTQALASCQWTMDVSAQKLKQAVSNIGDIKGYTAEPSSNGKIAQIKFIGTSGDRTLTGNQLREALGLRGIPSQVAVTQTQPVASAGNPPVVPSAFRFSGGGYGHGIGLSQWGAFGMAQMGKNYAEILLHYYTGVKLAKLEVN